From Gimesia panareensis, the proteins below share one genomic window:
- a CDS encoding 30S ribosomal protein S1, giving the protein MSSEQPSTEEIKTSEESAETQASSEQQQPAENQPAEQQETESASSEQAPAETVAETPAPAEAAAAESEPAAQPEEAAKPERKVQLNPKVDPSQFKAIPAAGAAPAAPPKKDEAEAEDAVEVTQEQLQEAAMMQIAEAATPVDIPDDVEDLGDDLEAELAAALSGQGAQELPKNFSEEEAAADAAAETSATPAAASTPGEDGLAEGDRLKGIVESINNDDVFIDLGSRALGTPGIVPLRQFGDKTPEIGQEVEVKVTAIKEAEGLIQLSLPRGHHKPAGDWDAVAVGQVVECVVNKSNKGGLEVNVGSLRGFLPASQADLYFVGDLEPFVGQKLTVQITEVNPKKRNLVVSRRKYLESEREEIQKELWEKLAVGQELTGTVKNIKDYGAFVDLGGIDGFLHIGEISWNRIKHPKDALSEQQKVNVKILKIDREKNRISLGMKQLLQDPWQLAEDRYATGSTVSGKVTRTTDFGAFVELEPGLEGLVHISELDHRRVKRVTEVLTTGQETTAKVLEVDPNRKRISLSLKALIDKPDAPAEVEDESQPAYERKRKGPLLGGNADDSSSGSGGGLFGNPDDYK; this is encoded by the coding sequence ATGAGTTCAGAACAACCTTCAACTGAAGAAATCAAAACCAGCGAAGAGTCTGCGGAAACTCAGGCCTCCTCCGAACAGCAGCAGCCTGCCGAAAACCAGCCTGCTGAGCAGCAGGAAACGGAGTCTGCTTCCTCCGAACAGGCTCCCGCGGAGACGGTTGCTGAAACTCCCGCACCGGCAGAAGCCGCTGCTGCGGAAAGTGAGCCTGCCGCTCAGCCGGAGGAAGCTGCGAAGCCGGAACGCAAAGTTCAGTTGAATCCCAAAGTGGATCCCAGCCAGTTCAAAGCGATTCCTGCCGCAGGCGCCGCACCGGCAGCACCTCCCAAGAAAGATGAAGCGGAAGCCGAAGACGCTGTAGAAGTGACTCAGGAGCAGCTTCAGGAAGCGGCCATGATGCAGATCGCCGAAGCAGCCACACCGGTTGACATTCCCGATGATGTGGAAGATCTCGGCGATGATCTGGAAGCAGAACTGGCAGCGGCCCTCTCGGGACAGGGAGCACAGGAGCTTCCCAAGAACTTCAGTGAGGAAGAAGCAGCCGCAGATGCTGCTGCCGAGACATCAGCCACTCCTGCCGCAGCGTCTACTCCCGGAGAAGATGGTCTGGCAGAAGGCGATCGCCTGAAGGGGATCGTGGAATCGATCAACAACGACGATGTCTTCATCGACCTGGGCAGTCGTGCCCTGGGGACTCCCGGAATTGTGCCCTTAAGACAGTTCGGCGACAAAACACCGGAGATCGGTCAGGAAGTCGAAGTCAAAGTCACCGCGATCAAAGAAGCTGAAGGCCTGATTCAACTCTCCCTGCCTCGCGGACACCACAAACCGGCCGGTGACTGGGATGCGGTCGCCGTCGGTCAGGTTGTGGAATGCGTCGTCAATAAATCCAATAAAGGGGGCCTGGAAGTCAATGTTGGCAGCCTGCGGGGCTTTCTGCCGGCCAGCCAGGCAGACCTCTACTTTGTGGGAGACCTTGAGCCGTTCGTCGGTCAGAAGCTGACCGTGCAGATCACGGAAGTGAATCCCAAGAAACGCAATCTCGTTGTCAGCCGTCGCAAGTACCTGGAATCCGAACGCGAAGAAATTCAGAAAGAGCTCTGGGAAAAACTGGCCGTCGGTCAGGAGCTGACCGGGACGGTCAAGAACATCAAAGACTACGGTGCCTTTGTTGATCTGGGCGGTATCGACGGCTTCCTGCATATCGGCGAAATCAGCTGGAACCGCATTAAGCATCCCAAGGATGCACTCAGCGAACAGCAGAAAGTGAACGTCAAAATTCTCAAGATTGATCGGGAAAAGAACCGGATCAGCCTGGGGATGAAACAGCTGCTACAGGATCCCTGGCAGCTGGCGGAAGATCGCTATGCCACCGGTTCCACCGTGTCCGGCAAAGTGACTCGAACCACTGACTTCGGTGCGTTCGTCGAACTGGAGCCCGGCCTGGAAGGACTGGTTCACATCAGCGAACTCGATCACCGTCGTGTCAAGCGGGTGACCGAAGTTCTCACAACCGGTCAGGAGACCACTGCGAAAGTACTGGAAGTGGATCCCAACCGGAAACGCATCAGTCTTTCTCTGAAAGCGTTAATCGACAAACCCGATGCCCCTGCCGAAGTCGAAGATGAGTCGCAACCCGCTTACGAGCGGAAACGCAAAGGACCACTGCTGGGAGGCAACGCCGATGATTCCAGTTCCGGTTCCGGCGGCGGACTGTTCGGTAATCCGGATGACTATAAATAA
- a CDS encoding formylglycine-generating enzyme family protein, giving the protein MTHQKSSPTFVSRQVCWFSVLAVILSLFSLPVAAEQESSAEDVKKERLRLLKLFVDELVPITPGKGKFPQSFQMGSSKGEPSEQPVHEVTLTQDFWIAKYEVPQNLYEVIMGNNPSRWKGPRNSVEMLNWDAANDFCEKLTLQLRKHQLIGQEELIRLPTEAEWEYCCRAGTSTAYSFGDTAQKSGDEGKQAKILDDFAWHTGNAAGNDPPVGALKPNPWGLYDMHGYLWEFVADPWHDNYKNAPSDGSVWNVKTKNPSHVARGGAWTDRYDRLRSAFRAKVSPATVSPALGLRCVKAKIAKVKKSEN; this is encoded by the coding sequence ATGACTCATCAGAAATCGTCCCCAACGTTCGTCAGTCGGCAAGTTTGCTGGTTCTCCGTGCTGGCTGTCATCCTGAGTTTGTTTTCACTGCCGGTGGCTGCCGAGCAGGAATCGTCCGCGGAAGACGTCAAAAAAGAACGGCTGCGCCTGCTGAAACTGTTCGTCGATGAACTCGTGCCGATTACTCCCGGCAAGGGGAAATTTCCCCAATCCTTTCAGATGGGATCATCGAAAGGGGAACCGTCAGAGCAGCCCGTGCACGAAGTGACGCTCACACAGGATTTCTGGATCGCAAAGTACGAGGTTCCCCAAAATCTGTACGAAGTGATTATGGGAAATAATCCGAGTCGCTGGAAAGGTCCCCGCAATTCCGTCGAGATGTTGAACTGGGATGCGGCCAATGATTTCTGTGAGAAACTCACACTCCAGTTACGCAAACATCAGCTGATCGGGCAAGAGGAACTGATCCGCCTGCCCACCGAAGCCGAGTGGGAGTACTGCTGCCGGGCCGGTACCAGTACGGCGTACAGTTTTGGTGATACTGCACAGAAATCGGGGGACGAGGGGAAGCAGGCAAAGATTCTCGATGATTTTGCCTGGCATACCGGGAACGCGGCCGGCAATGATCCTCCGGTGGGCGCCCTCAAACCCAATCCCTGGGGGCTGTACGATATGCATGGCTATCTTTGGGAGTTTGTGGCTGATCCCTGGCATGACAACTATAAAAATGCACCCTCTGACGGCAGTGTATGGAATGTGAAAACAAAGAATCCGTCACACGTGGCCCGAGGGGGGGCGTGGACAGATCGTTATGATCGACTCCGCTCTGCCTTTCGAGCGAAAGTATCACCTGCAACAGTCAGTCCAGCTCTGGGTTTACGCTGTGTGAAAGCAAAGATTGCAAAAGTGAAAAAATCGGAAAACTAG
- a CDS encoding hydrolase — protein sequence MTESARSFPRSIDLLSHQECQLVVVDVQEKLLPVIPQGDQLVKRIQQLIQAARLFEIPLSCTEQYPKGLGPTVPELAEVLPAPKEKLYFSASECLGWGAAANMVDSRTKVVLTGIEAHICVQQTALDLLSLGYRVTIPADAVASRNQLDWEIALKRMENSGASITTTEAILFEWCDVAGTGEFKQISRLVTGKS from the coding sequence ATGACAGAATCAGCCCGTTCCTTTCCCCGCAGTATTGATCTGCTTTCTCACCAGGAGTGTCAACTGGTCGTGGTGGACGTCCAGGAAAAACTGCTGCCGGTCATTCCCCAGGGAGATCAACTGGTCAAACGGATTCAGCAGCTGATCCAGGCGGCCCGGTTGTTTGAGATTCCTTTGAGTTGTACCGAGCAGTATCCCAAAGGGCTGGGACCGACGGTCCCCGAACTGGCAGAAGTACTGCCGGCCCCGAAAGAGAAGCTCTACTTCAGTGCCAGTGAATGCCTGGGCTGGGGAGCGGCTGCCAATATGGTGGACAGCAGAACGAAGGTCGTGCTGACCGGGATTGAAGCGCATATCTGCGTGCAGCAGACCGCCCTGGATCTGCTGTCGCTGGGATATCGGGTGACGATTCCCGCCGATGCGGTTGCCAGCCGGAATCAGCTCGACTGGGAAATCGCCTTGAAACGCATGGAAAACTCGGGCGCCAGCATCACGACGACGGAAGCGATTCTGTTCGAATGGTGCGATGTGGCGGGCACCGGGGAATTTAAACAGATCAGCCGCCTGGTGACTGGAAAAAGTTGA
- a CDS encoding pyridoxal-phosphate-dependent aminotransferase family protein, with product MITEHHLHPPIHPPRRTLMGPGPSDVSASVLASMGAPTVGHLDPYFLRIMDEVQDMLRELFHTRNELTLAVSGTGSSGMEACVVNLLEAGDKIVVCTNGVFGGRMADVAGRIGAEVVQIERPFGEVFSVEEIKEVLEKEKPKVLGIVHAETSTGAAQPLKEISEAVHAADALLLVDCVTSLGGMPVKVDEWDIDAAYSGTQKCLSCPPGLAPVTFSSRAVAAMDARKTKVSSWYLDMSMVRAYWGDSRAYHHTAPINMNYGLHQALRLVLEEGLENRFSRHYANHCALKAGLQAIGIQFAVADDHQLPMLNAVLIPEGIDDATIRGELLEWFGIEIGGGLGPMKGKTWRIGLMGESSRNTNVLQFLAALEHCLLHAGYQLPPGAGVAAANDFYRTTITG from the coding sequence ATGATTACCGAACATCACCTGCATCCTCCCATTCATCCTCCGCGTCGCACACTGATGGGACCCGGCCCCAGCGATGTCTCTGCCAGCGTGCTGGCGTCGATGGGTGCACCGACCGTGGGTCACCTGGATCCCTACTTCCTGAGAATCATGGATGAAGTCCAGGACATGCTGCGGGAACTGTTCCACACGCGGAACGAGCTGACCCTCGCCGTGAGCGGGACCGGCAGTTCCGGAATGGAAGCCTGTGTCGTGAACCTGCTCGAAGCGGGCGATAAGATCGTGGTCTGCACGAACGGTGTCTTTGGCGGACGCATGGCGGATGTCGCCGGGCGGATTGGCGCCGAGGTAGTTCAGATCGAACGGCCGTTTGGTGAAGTCTTCTCAGTCGAGGAAATCAAAGAGGTCCTGGAGAAAGAAAAACCGAAAGTGCTGGGCATTGTGCATGCGGAGACTTCTACCGGCGCCGCACAGCCGCTGAAAGAGATCTCCGAAGCGGTTCACGCAGCAGACGCCCTGCTGCTGGTGGACTGCGTGACTTCACTGGGGGGCATGCCGGTGAAGGTAGATGAATGGGATATCGATGCCGCCTACAGCGGTACCCAGAAATGCCTGAGCTGTCCGCCCGGGCTGGCTCCAGTGACGTTCAGTTCGCGCGCGGTCGCCGCTATGGATGCCCGCAAGACCAAGGTCTCCAGCTGGTACCTGGACATGTCGATGGTGCGGGCCTACTGGGGTGATTCGCGGGCCTATCACCATACTGCACCGATTAACATGAATTATGGTCTGCATCAGGCGCTCAGGCTCGTGCTCGAAGAAGGTCTGGAGAACCGTTTCTCCAGGCACTATGCCAATCACTGTGCCCTGAAAGCGGGGCTGCAGGCGATCGGCATCCAGTTCGCGGTGGCCGATGATCACCAGCTGCCGATGTTGAACGCCGTCCTGATCCCGGAAGGCATCGATGATGCGACCATCCGCGGTGAGCTGCTGGAATGGTTCGGGATTGAAATCGGCGGGGGACTGGGGCCGATGAAAGGCAAAACCTGGCGGATTGGCCTGATGGGAGAAAGCAGTCGGAATACGAACGTGCTGCAGTTCCTGGCGGCACTCGAACATTGCCTGCTGCACGCGGGCTATCAGCTGCCTCCGGGAGCCGGTGTAGCCGCTGCAAATGATTTTTACCGCACAACAATCACAGGCTGA